From Hymenobacter sediminicola:
TCCTTTTGTCAGGCCGGCCGGTTTCGTTTGTACTTTTTGCTTAGTTCTGCTTGTGCCATGTGAGGCAGCCTGCAGGCCATATATCAGGGCGCTGCCACCGGCGCAGCAGCCTGAAACGGCGAAGCTGGCAGCCCGTCTTTGTTGTAGAGGTTGGCACCCTGCGGATTGTCGGCCCAGGCGTAGCGGACTGCCACGGGTGTCGCCACCGCATCGTTCCAGACGACCACCGTGTTGCCTTCAATCCGGGCCTGCGCCCAGACGTACTTTTTATCCGGGCCGGCCACGGCAAACTGGGCCAGCGGGCCGCCTTTGGCTACCAGGCCGCCGCCTACATCCGCAAACTGCAGCACTACCTTATTTCCTTTCACTTGCGTCGCCTGCAGCAAAGGACCAGAGGCAACCAGTTTCTTTTCACCGTAGGCCAGTTTTCGGGCAGCCAAGGCCAGACGCTGCCCCACTGTTTGCTTGTCTAGTGGGTGAATGTCGTTCCATTCGCCCACGTCAGTAGCTACAGCCATGGCAGTGTTGGGCACGGCGAGGGTCTGGCGCTGGGCTTCGCGCAGGGCGGCCCAGTTGCTTTCCGTGGGCTGATTTTTGGTGGGCATGTAATTAGCGAGCTGCACGTACAGAAACGGCAAGTCGGGCCGCTGCCAGTGCTGCCGCCAGTCCGTAATCATGGTAGAAAAGAGCTGGCGGTATTCCTCTGGTTTCTTGGTGTTCGACTCGCCCTGGTACCAGATAACGCCCTTCACGGCATAGGGCAGCAGCGGCGAAACCATGCCGTTGAACAAGCCGCCGGGCTCGTAATTGAAGAACGTAGGCGGTGCCAGCGGCTCGGCTTTCGCGCCAAGCTGGTACTGCCACTTGCCGCTCAGGGCAAGAGTCTGCTGGCCGGCGCGCAGCACGTATTGCTTGTCGGGCACGAAGCCGCCCCGGCCGGTGCTGTTGATGACGCGCACCACCAGCACGTTTTTGCCGGTTTTGAGGGTTCCGGCCGGCAGCTCATACTTGCGCGGCGGATACTGATACGAAGTCGTGCCCACGAATTTGCCGTTCAGATACACCGAGTCGGCGTCTACGATGGCGCCCAGGTCCAGCCGGGCCGGCTGCCCTGCCATACTGGCCGGCACGTCCAGCTCCCGCCGAAACCACACCACGCCATTCACGGGGCCCAGCCCCTGGTCGGCCCAGTAGCCGGGCACGGTCATGGTTTTCCAATCGGTGGCCTTATACTCCGCTGTCGACCAGGGCGTCTGGCCTTTGGCGTAGCCCTGGTCCTGGCGGCGTAGCTGCGCGTGCCAGGCAGCGGCGCGCTGCTGATCTTGCTGTTTCACCTGCGCCACGTAGGCGCTGTCGCGCACCTGCGCGGCCCGCTGCTGATACGCCGGGAAGGATTTCAGCCCCTCAGGACTCAGCCAAGCTTCGGCCGGCGAGCCGCCCACCGCAATCCGAATCAGCCCGATAGGCACCTTATAGGTGGCGTACAGATCCTTCGCGAAAAAGTAGCCCACCGCTGAAAACTGCAGCACGCTTTGCGGCGTGGCAGCCGTCCAGCGGCCCCCGGGCAACTCGGCCTGCGGGCCTTTGAACACGTAGGTGGTAGGCGCATCAAACTGCCGGATATGGGGGTTGGCGGCTCCGGCAATAACCTCCGGATACTTGTCCTTCACCCGCGCCATCGGCAGCTCCATGTTCGACTGCCCCGAGCATACCCACACGTCCCCGAACAACACGCCCTTCACCTCCAGTCGGTTGCTGGCCGCGAAAGCTAACGTGTAGGGCCCGCCGGCCGGCTGGGCCGGCAGCGTCAGAGCCCATTTGCCATCTGGGCCGGCAGTGGCCGTGTAGGTCTTGCCCCGAAACGCCAGAGCTACCTTCTCCCCTTTTGCGGCCCAGCCCCACAGTGTCCCCTCCGTGTCGCGCTGCAGCACCATTCCGTCGCTGATCAGTCGTGGCAACCGGACCTGTGCTTCGGCCGCGGGGCTGAGCAGTACGGTTGCGACGAGCAGGATTTTCGGAAGCAGGTTCATGGGGCGGTGAATGAGAATGGGCGGAAGAGCAACGCACCGGAAGTGGAAGCCGTAGCTTCTGTATGGAAACCACGGCTTCTCTTCCGGCACAAATTAGTAGCCTTGGTTTTGCGTGATTTTGCTGCTGGTGCGGTCAATATCCTGCTGTGGAATGGGCCGCAGCACGTGGTAAGGCTGAATGTTGGCCGCCGCATCGGAGCCGTAGGTACCGCTGATGCCGTTCAGGGGCACGGTTTTGTTTACGGTAGCGGGCACGCGGGTTACGGGGTTGGTTTTTACCCGCTCAATGAGCTTGCCGGTCCGGGTCAGGTCCATCCAGCGCATCACCTCGCCGCCCAGCTCGCGCGTGCGCTCATCCAGAATGAAGTCGATATTGAGCTGGCTGGCCGTGATACGCATCTGAGCTTCTTTGCCCGGCGCCGCAGCGCGCACCCGCACCACGTTCATGAAGTCCACGGCCTTGGTCATGTTGCCCAAGTACATGTTGGCTTCTGAGGCAATCAGGTAGGTTTCGGCCAGGCGGTACACGATGAAGGGCCGCACCGACGGCGCATTGGTGCTGGCGCGGCGCACGTCGTCGTACTTGTTCATGACGGGGTAGTATTCGCGGGTGTGCTGGCTAGGCAGAATCACGCGGTACGGCACGGGGCGGCGGTTGGCAATACGCGCCAGCACAGCGGCCGGCAGCTCGTAGCTCGGGTACCAGAGCGAGGTGTCGCCGATGACGGCGGCGGTGCTGCCGCTGGCGGTACCCGGCGAGTTTACGTACCACGTGGTAGTAAACCACTTGTTGTAGCGCGCGTCGGTGGTGCGCAAGGTGGGGCCGGCTTCGCCGGGCATGTTGTAGGTGTTGAGCAAGTACGGCGTGGGCACAAAACGGGCAAATGGACGGCCGTTTTTCAGGTCCCGGATCATGTTGGGCACGCCCTGTTCGTAGCGGCTGCGGTAGAAGAAGCTCGAAGCGTTGCCGCCGTTGAAGTAATTCTGCTCGCTGGTCTGCGTGAAAGTAGCATCGGTGCTGTACTGCACGTTCATCAGCACTTCAGGGCCGTTTTCGTTCTGGTCGGCGAATACGCGGGCCGGATCGGCTTCCAGGTTTTTGCCGTAGCGCGTTCGGTTGCTGATCAGCTCCTCAGCATACTGCGCGGCCTTGGCATAGTCGTCGGCCTGCTTGGCCGTGGACGTAGCGCGGGTCAGGTACACTTTGGCCAGAATGTGCAGCACCGTGGCGCGCGACACGCGGCCGGGCTGGCCCGGCGTGTCGGCAATGTTGGCCAGCGCATCCGTCAGGTCCGCAATAATGGCGTTGTACACGTCGGCCACGGGCGTGCGCGAAATGTCGTTGGTAGGCGTTTCCCTGAATTCTAGCTGCAATGGCACGTCGCCCCAGTACTGCACCATCAGGAAGTAGTAGTGGGCGCGCAACACCTTGGTTTCCGCTACTATCTGCTGCACGCGGGCCGCCGGAATGCCCTGCACCGTGGTGGCGTATTTCAGCACGCCATTGGCCCCGTTGATGTACTGGTAGTAGTTGTTCCACTGGTTGGTTACCACGCTGGCCGATGGCCCGAAGTTCAGGCCCCGGGCATACTCGTGGAAACCGTCCTGGTCGGCAATGCCGCGCATGAATTCATCGGTGCCCGTCACGGCCATGTACATGGCCTGCTCGTTGCCGTAGATGTTGCGGTGGCCGGAGTACACGCCCGTCAGGCCGGCTTCCACGCCCTGCGGAGTCCCCAGAAACGACGGTACCAGAACGGATTGGGGATCTTCCTCCAGAAGATCTTCGCACCCGCTAACGGACACGAGCAGGGCAAGTCCCAGAAGTGCTAGAAAAGACTTTTTCATATAAAGTAGCGCCATGGCGCCGGTTGAATCGTTTGAAATGAGTTGCGAGTGACTGCCACATGCGAACCGAAAAGCTATGTGCCTTCCCGCCCTCAGAGCAAGCCGGTCTTAGAAGCCCAGGTTCAGGCCCACTAGGAAGGCGCGCGTAGCCGGGTATGAAACCCCGCGGCCCGCTACCCCGGCATTGCTGTTAGAGGGGTTGCCATCGGTGAATTCGATGCCGCCTTGGCTGGAATTGGCATTGTTGAAGCGCGACGAGTATGACAGCGCATCCGGGTCAATGGCCTTGTTCTTCTTGTACACGTCCACCGGCGACCAGATAAAGGGGTTTTGCACCTGTACATAGATGCGGGCCGTGCTCATTTTCACCTTGCTGAACAGGCTGCTCGGCAGCGCGTAGCCCAGGTCGATGCTGCGCACCTTGATGAAGGTGCCGCTCACGTAGCCCAGCACGCGGCTGTCGGTCTGGTAGTCGCCGATGCCCTGTACCGGCTGCGGGAAGTTATTGGTGGGGTTCTGCGGCGTCCAGTAGTCGAGGTTGATCTGGTTGCGGCGGCCGTCGAAGGTGGTGAAGTACGAGGGGCCGAACAGCAGCGGATCGACGATGGTGGCGCCCACCCGGGTGAGGGCCACGGCCGTCAGATCGAAGCCTTTGTACTTGAAGCGGTTGGTCAGGCCGGCCTCAAACTTGGGCTGGCGCGTACCCACTATCTGGCGGTCGGCGGCGTCGATGCGGCCGTCGTTGTTCACATCCTCAAACTTGATCTGGCCGGGCAGCGTGCCGTAGCGGGCGGCATCCGACTCCTCGCCCAGCTGCCAGATGCCGGTCTTTTTGTAGTCGTAGATAACGTAGAGCGGCTGGCCGATGAAGCGCTGGTTGGCCAGGTCATCAATGGGGTTGCCTCTTTCGTCGTAGCGGTTCAGGTCCAGGATTTTCTCGCGGTTCACCGTGAAGTTCCAGTCTGTAATCCACTCGAAGCCCCCGTCGCCGCCCCGTAGGTTGGTGGTCGAAAGCGTGATTTCCAGGCCGCGGTTCTGGGTTTCGCCCGCGTTGACGAGCACCGAGGTGTAGCCGCTGGAGCCGGGCAGCGCGAAGGGCAGCAGCAGGTCGCTGGTGCGCTGCTGGTACACTTCCACCGAGCCGTTTACGCGGTTGTCGAAGAAGCCGAAGTCCAGGCCGAAGTTGGTGGTAGTGGTGTACTCCCAGCCCAAATCGTTGTTCGGAATGCTGCCCGGCACGACCCCAATGGCGCCGGTGGGCCCAAAGGTGTAGTTGCCATTGCCCAGGCCAGTGTTCAGCGAGCCCAGGGTCTGGTAGGGGTTGATGGCCGTGCTGCCGACGCGCCCGATGCTGGCGCGCAGCTTGAGGCCGCTCACCCAGCTCTGGTCCTGAATAAAGCCTTCATTGGCAATGTTCCAGGCCACAGCGGCCGACGGGAAAGCCTTGTACTTATTGCCCGGCGACAGGCGCGACGAGCCATCAACGCGCACCGTAGCGGTGGCCGAGTAGCGGTTGTTGTAGGCGTAGTTGAGGCGGCCCATGTAGGAGATGATGTCCCAGCGGCTGAAGCCGCTCGTGGAAGTCACCGGCTTGCCCGCGCCCAGGTTGTTGTAGAGCTGGTAGTTGGTGGGCAGGTCCTGCACCGTGGCCGAGAAGTTGTCGGTGCGGAAGTCTTGGATGCTGTAAAGGCCCGTAAAGTTCACGTCGTGCTTTTCGCCGAACGTGCGGTTATAAAGCAGCAGGTTTTCGAGCAGAATGTTGGAGGCGGTGCTACCCGTGCGCTGCGCCTGGTTGACGCCCGTACCGCGGGCCGGCGTGCCGGTAGCAAAGAAGTTGCCGCCCGTTTCGGAGCGAAAATCCAGGCCGACATTCAGGCGGTAGTCCAAGCCTTTGAGGATGTTTACCTGGCCGTAAAGGCTGTTGAAGCTGCGCAGCCGGCGGTTCTGCTCTTTGTGCGCGTCTTCGGTGTAGTAGGTCAGCGGGTTGGGCAGGGCCGTATCGGTGTTCGGAAACAGAATCGGCAAACCGTTGGCATCGTAGGGCGAGGCCAGCGGGCTGCCCGTCAGAATCGAGTTGATAATATTCAGATTCGGGTCGTCCTGCTGAATGTAGGTATTGAGCGTATTGAAGCCGATTTTCACGCGCTTACCAATCTGCTGATCCAAGGTGCCGCGCAGGGAGTAGCGCTGAAACTGCTGCACCGGCACTACGCCCGTTTCGTCGTAGTAGCCCAGCGAGGCCGAATACTGCGTCTGTTCATTACCGCCCGACATGCCCAACGCATGGTTCTGGAGGCGGCCATTCTGAATCAGCAGGTCCTGGTAATCGGTGAAGCGGCCCGCAGCCAGGTTGTCCCGCTCACCCTGGGTCAGGAAGGTAGGAGTAGCTACTGGGTCGAACGAGGGGTTGCGGGCCCGGTAGGCGCGCAGGCGGAAGTCGTAGAACTCCTGCCCGTTCTGCAGGTCAAACTCGCGCGCCTTCTTCACGCCGTAGTAGCCGCTGTAGGTGACGCGCGTAGGTCCGTTTTTGCCACGGCGCGTCGATATCAGGATGACACCGTTGGCCCCGCGGGCACCGTAGATGGCCGTGGAAGAGGCATCTTTCAGCACTTCCAGCGACACAATGTCGTCAGGGTTCAGGTCGTTGAGGCTGCCATCATACGGCACGCCGTCCACTACCAGCAGCGGGTCGTTGGAGCCCGAAAAGGAGCGGTTGCCGCGGATACGGATAACCGGGTTCTGGCCGGGCGTGTTGCTGGAGCTGGAAATATTGACGCCAGCGGCGCGGCCTTGCAGTGCCTGGCCCACGTTGGCCACCGGCACGTCGCGCAGCGCCTGCTCATCCACCGACGAAATAGCGCCCGTCACTTGGCTCTTGCGCTGCGTACCATAGCCCACTACTACTACTTCGTTCAGGGCCTTGGTATCGGTCAGCAGGGGCACGTTGAACGTGGAATTCTGCCCGATTGGCCGCTCCACCGATACGAAGCCAATAGCTGAAAAAACCAGCGTGGTGGCATCGGCGGGCACCTGCAGGGCGAAGGAGCCATCGGCACTGGTAGAAACACCGGTACTTGTGCCTTTCACCAGCACCGTCACGCCCGGTACACCTTCACCGGTGGTCTGGTCCGTAACGCGGCCGGAAATGGCGCGGGCCGTCTGGGCCTGCACGAAGGTAGGCGCCAGCAGGGCGCCGGCCAGAGGAAGGGCCGTGGCGAATGCCAGCGGCCAGCTCAGCCCTAAAGCTGCTTTGCGTAGTGGTAGATGCATTGGAGTGAGGGAATTTGGTTTGTATGAGGTGCAGGAGTCGGAGGCGGCTGTCAGAAGCCGATGGAATTGCCGCCATCCACGGGCAGCGAGGCGCCGGTGATGTAGCGGGCCGCTTCGGAGGCCAGGAACACGGCGGCATGGCCGATATCCTGGGGCTGGCCGAACTTGCCCATGGGCGTGCGGCGCATGGCCCGGTCGCGGCGGTCGGGGTCGGAGTTCATAGCGGTGCGGCTCATTTCAGAATCGATAAAACCCGGCGCAATGGCATTCACGCGCACATTGTGTTTAGAAAACTCTGAGGCCAGCACTTTCACCATGCCTTCTACCGCCGATTTGGAAGCGGCATACGCTACTACCCTATCGATACCGTAGTAGGCCGCCATAGAGGAAATCATCAGGATGACCCCACTCTTGCGTTCAACCATGCGCGAGGCGCAGGCCCGCGTGAGGGCAAACACGGCGTTGAGGTTGGTCTGGATGATGCGGTTGAATTCTTCGTCCGTGACTTCCAGTGCTGGTTTTTTCATGTTCACGCCGGCATTGTTTACCAGAATATCCAGCGGGCCATAGGTAGCTTCGATATGGGCTACCAGTGCATCGAGCTTGCCTAGCTCACAGATGTCGTTGGTGAGGTAGTGCACGGAGCTGCCGAGGTCGGCTACGGCTTCCTGTAGCACGGCCTCGCGCCGCCCCGTAATGATGACGGTGGCGCCAGCCACACTCATACAGCGGGCTATTTCCAGCCCGATACCCGTGCCGCCCCCGGTGACCAGGGCCAGCTTGCCTTCCAGGGAAAACGGGTTCGGTTGGAGCTTTCCATTTGGTTGAGGGCGCGAAGAGAGAAGAGGCTTGATATGTGCCATGCGGGTGAAGGTAAAGCGGGTGGTTAGCGCAGCTGATAGATATCGACCAGCTGCTTGATTTCGGCCAGTGGGCGGGTAGGTGGGGTGAGAGCGGGCGGAATAGGCCGCCGCGAAAACGTCTGAAAATAGAGCACGCAGGCATCGCGCCACCACAGGGCCTCGCGGTGCTGAATGCGCAGGCGGGCCGCTACGTCGGCGTGCAGTTCGGCATCGACAGCGGGCTTTATTTGCTCCCAGCGCTGCTGCATCCAGCGCACGGAGTCGGCGCCGGTGTAGTAGCGGGTCGTCAGCTCGTCCCAGAGGCTGCGGCCGGTGCTGAGCTGCTGCCCCCAACCCACATGATGGAACCAGAGCAGGTAGTCGGGCGGGCAGGTGGCGGGGTTGCCCCAGCGTTGGCGCACGGCCGGCGCGTACAGGCTCAGCGCATTGGAGCCGGTAGCAGTGCGGTTGAAGCCCAATCCCACGGAATCGGCTTTGTGGTAGTACACCGATGTCCAGTCAGCCCGGTCGCTTTTCGCCAGCCAGGGCTCGGGGCCGTAGTGCAGGCTCTGGCCCATGATGTGGTGCAAACCGAGCGGCGTGGTGTAGCGCACGTAAATGTCGCGCGACTGATTCAGCACGTCCGTAACGGCCGCCACGGCCTGGGGCTGGCGCGTGAGGGTCATGCAGGTCCATTCTTCGGCAATAGCCGCCGAGCTGAGCGTGTGGTCCCAGGCCAGACGCCCGAAGGCGTACCAGTTGGCCTGCCCCACCGGGTGCCCGGTCCAGTTACGGTCGGAGCCGATGTTGGCCACGCCCGCAATGCCGCTCAGGCTGTGTTTTTCCAGTGAGCCATCTACTACGCTGGCCACCGTAGAGCCAGGGCCCTGGCTGTGGGTATCAGCATCGAGGCACTCCTTGATGAGCGGGCCCAGATACACGAGGTGTGTCGCGAAGCCTAGGTATTCCTGCGTGAGCTGCACTTCCAGCACCAGCGGCGTGCGCGGCATGGCCCCAAACAGCGGGTGAAACGGCTCCCGCGCCTGAAAGTCAATCGGGCCGTTTTTCACCTGTACCAGCACTTTCGGGTCGAATTTGCCATCCAGGGGCTGAAACTCTTCAAAGGCCTCCTTGAATCGGTCACCTTTGGAGTTGGCCTTGTACACGAAGGCTCGCCACATCACCACGCCATCGTGCGCGCCGAGGGCCTGCGCCAGCATATTGGCGCCGTCGGCGTGGTTGCGGCCGTAGTCCTGGGGGCCGGGCTCCCCTTCGGAGTTGGCCTTCACCAGAAAGCCGCCAAAGTCGGGAATGGTCTTATAGATTTCGTCGGTCCGGGCTTTCCACCACTGCTTCACCTTCGGGTCGAGCGGGTCGGAAGTAGGCAAGCCACCGATGACTTTGGGCGCGGCCCAGAACACCGACAGGTACACCCGAATGCCGTACGGGCGCATTACGCCGGCCAGCGCCGCCACCTTCTGCAGATACTCGGGCGTGAGGTAGCGGGCACTGGCATTCACGTTATTCAGCACTACCCCATTGATACCGATAGAAGCATTGGCGCGGGCGTAGTCCTGGTAGCGCGGGTCGAGGCGCTCGGGAAGCTCCTGCCATTTCCAGATGGAAGAACCCGCGTAGCCGCGCTCCACGGTGCCATTGGGGTTGTCCCAGTGGTTGAGCAGGCGGTGTTGAATGCGGGGCTGGCTGCTTAGGCTGAGCTTGTCGGGCAGCTGCCCGGTCTGTACCTGCCGGAGCAGCGCGAAACAGCCGTACAGCACCGCCGCATCCGTGGGGCCGGTAATTTCCAGCCCGTCTTTCTGAGCCGATATGCGGTAGCCTTCCCGCCCCAGAGCGGCATCGGGGGCCACGCGCAGCCGGATGCGGCCCTTGCCGCCCGATGCACTCACCGGCACCGGGCGTCCCAGCAACCCTTGCAGCCCGAGTTGCAGCTCGTGGGCGGCCGTTTGCAGGGTAGGACTCGCGTTATTGTCAAGTGAAATGCTTTTGGCCTGGGCCTGCCACGCCTTGCGCAGCCCTGCTTCTGGCAGCTGGTCATACTTCAGCCACAGGCGGTAGCCATCATCGGCCAGGGCCGCGAAACGAGGCCCGGCACACAGCAGCAGAAGCAGCAGAAAGCGGAGTAACATGGGTGGGAAGGCAGAGGGAGGAGCGGTCAGAAGAAGCGGGGGACGTGGGCGGCGGCACGATACTGGCCGGGCGGCCCTTCCTCCTCGGCCAGCAGCCCCTGCCGGATGCCCAGCTCCAGCCCGCGCAGCTCGGCCAGCCCGCGCAGGCGGCCAATGGCGGAGTAGCCGGGGTAGGTGCGCTTCTCCAGGTCATCGAGCATCTGGTGGCCGTGGTCGGGACGCATGGGCAGGCTGGGGTTGCCTTGGCCGGTGCGGGCACGGCGCAGCTCCTCGCACACCAGCTCGCGCACCACAGCGTACATGTCCACGTCGCCGGTGAGGTGGTCGGCCTCGTGGAAGTTGCGCGGGTTTTCTTCGCGCTTGGTGGCGCGCAGATGCACAAAATGAATCCGGGAGCCAAGGCGGCGCACAATACCCGGCAAGTCGTTGTCGGGGCGCACGCCTAGGGAGCCGGTGCAGAACGTGAGGCCGTTGGCCGGCGAGTCGTAAGCGCGCAGCAGGCCTTCGAGGTCGGCTTCGGTGCTCACCACGCGGGGCAGCCCCAGCAGCGGAAACGGCGGGTCGTCGGGGTGAATGCAGAGGTTGATACCCACTTCTTCGGCAACCGGCCCCACTTCCCGCAGGAAATAATACAGGTTTTTGCGCAGCGCGGCGGCATCAATGGCGGCGTACTCGTTCAGTAGATTCTGAAAGCCGGCCAGCTCAAACGCTTCCTCCGAGCCCGGCAACCCCAGCAGCACGGTGTTGGTCAGTTCGGCTATTTCCGCTTCCGACATAGCCGCAAACTGCGCCCAAGCGGCTTCCGCCACTGCCGGCTCATAGTCGGCCTCGGCGCCGGTGCGGCGCAGAATACACAGGTCGAAGACGGCGAAATCCTGCCACACAAAGCGTAGGGCGCGCGAGCCGTCGGGCAATTCGTAGCTCAGGTTGGTGCGCGACCAGTCCAGCACGGGCATAAAATTGTAGCACACCGTCCGGATGCCACAGGCTGCCAGATTACGTAACGACTCCTGGTAACTCTCTATGTAGCGTGTGCGCGAAGGCAGGCCTTTTTTGATATCCTCGTGCACGGGAAGGCTTTCTACCACGACCCAATGTAGCGGCGTATAGCGGCTGTTGTCGGCTTCGATAAGTTGCTGGCGCTGCCGGATTTCCTGTTGCGGCCACACCGCGCCTACCGGCAGTTGGTGCAGGGCCGTAACCACGCCCGTGCAGCCCGCCTGCCGGAGCGAAAAAAGCGAAACCGGGTCCTGAGGACCAAACCAGCGCATCGTGTGCAGCATTGGTATATTTAATGAGAAAATTACTATTCTAAATCAATACAGCTGTTCATTGTCCAGCTTGCTCCGGAAAACCGAAGCATAGCTATCAGCTGTAACTTGTTTTCGAAGATAGAGTAACAAATGACAGTTCTGCGCCAAAAAAATAGGCCTCAACTGCCTCTAATCGAAACAAAAAGACCGAAACCGTTACCGAAAACGTTTCCGATAGGTAATATTAGCTTGAGGCAGGACAAAAAATATTTTGTAGATTATCTTCGAATAATCAAAAGCCGCTCTTTTCTCCTCACTCCCACCCCTTCCCGGGTATTATAAAATAATACCATTTGCTTTATGATGAAATGCACGAAGTGTATCTCCGCCGATGCAGTGATGCGGGCCGGGTTCATTCGGGGGCGCCAGCGGTTCTTCTGCAAAGCCTGCGACTACCATTTCACCGACAATAAAGAACTGCCAGCTCCGGAGCGTAAGCGCCACCAGACCACCATCAGCGACGTGGCGAAAGTGCTGGGCGTGGCACCCTCCACCGTATCGAGGGCGCTGAACGGCCACTCCGATATTAACTCCAACACGCGGCAGGCAATTATAGAAGTGGCCCGGCAGCTAGACTACCAGCCCAACTTGCTGGCCCAAAGCCTGAAAAGCAGCGAAACCTACACGATTGGCGTGGTCATTCCGGACATTGAGCGGCCGTTTTTTGCCACAGCTGTCAGTGGCATTCAGGAAGTGGCGGCCGAGGCCGGCTATCGGGTCATGATTTGCCAGTCGAAAGAATCGT
This genomic window contains:
- the uxuA gene encoding mannonate dehydratase; translation: MLHTMRWFGPQDPVSLFSLRQAGCTGVVTALHQLPVGAVWPQQEIRQRQQLIEADNSRYTPLHWVVVESLPVHEDIKKGLPSRTRYIESYQESLRNLAACGIRTVCYNFMPVLDWSRTNLSYELPDGSRALRFVWQDFAVFDLCILRRTGAEADYEPAVAEAAWAQFAAMSEAEIAELTNTVLLGLPGSEEAFELAGFQNLLNEYAAIDAAALRKNLYYFLREVGPVAEEVGINLCIHPDDPPFPLLGLPRVVSTEADLEGLLRAYDSPANGLTFCTGSLGVRPDNDLPGIVRRLGSRIHFVHLRATKREENPRNFHEADHLTGDVDMYAVVRELVCEELRRARTGQGNPSLPMRPDHGHQMLDDLEKRTYPGYSAIGRLRGLAELRGLELGIRQGLLAEEEGPPGQYRAAAHVPRFF